One Clavibacter zhangzhiyongii genomic region harbors:
- a CDS encoding glycine--tRNA ligase produces the protein MATPSRLDPVINLAKRRGFVFQAGEIYGGSRSAWDYGPLGVALKENIKRQWWQTMVNGRDDVVGLDSSVILPRRVWEASGHVEVFSDPLVESLHTHKRYRADHLLEAYEAKHGHPPVNGLADVNDPDTGQPGSWTEPQNFSGLLKTFLGPVDNQEGMHYLRPETAQGIFVNFANVLSAARQKPPFGIGQIGKSFRNEITPQNWIFRTREFEQMEMEFFVEPGTDAEWHQYWIDQRYAWYTDLGIDPENLRLFEHPQEKLSHYSTRTVDIEYRFGFTGGAWGELEGIANRTDYDLRTHSEASGQDLSYFDQTKNERWIPYVIEPAAGLTRSMMAFLVDAYHEDEAPNAKGGVDKRTVLRLDRRLAPVKVAVLPLSRNEKLSPVARELAAELRKVWNIEFDDAGAIGRRYRRQDEIGTPFCVTVDFDTLDDRAVTVRERDTMAQERIPLDDLMGYLAGQLIGA, from the coding sequence GTGGCAACCCCCTCGCGTCTCGACCCGGTCATCAACCTCGCCAAGCGGCGCGGCTTCGTCTTCCAGGCGGGTGAGATCTACGGCGGCTCGCGCTCCGCGTGGGACTACGGGCCGCTCGGCGTGGCGCTGAAGGAGAACATCAAGCGCCAGTGGTGGCAGACCATGGTCAACGGCCGCGACGACGTCGTCGGCCTCGACTCCTCCGTCATCCTGCCGCGCCGCGTGTGGGAGGCCTCCGGCCACGTCGAGGTCTTCAGCGACCCGCTCGTCGAGTCGCTGCACACGCACAAGCGCTACCGCGCCGACCACCTTCTCGAGGCGTACGAGGCCAAGCACGGCCACCCGCCGGTCAACGGCCTCGCCGACGTCAACGACCCCGACACCGGCCAGCCCGGCTCCTGGACCGAGCCGCAGAACTTCTCCGGCCTGCTGAAGACCTTCCTCGGACCGGTCGACAACCAGGAGGGCATGCACTACCTCCGCCCCGAGACCGCGCAGGGCATCTTCGTCAACTTCGCGAACGTCCTGAGCGCCGCCCGCCAGAAGCCGCCGTTCGGCATCGGCCAGATCGGCAAGAGCTTCCGCAACGAGATCACGCCGCAGAACTGGATCTTCCGCACCCGCGAGTTCGAGCAGATGGAGATGGAGTTCTTCGTCGAGCCCGGCACCGACGCCGAGTGGCACCAGTACTGGATCGACCAGCGCTACGCCTGGTACACCGACCTCGGCATCGACCCCGAGAACCTGCGCCTCTTCGAGCACCCGCAGGAGAAGCTCTCGCACTACTCGACCCGCACCGTCGACATCGAGTACCGCTTCGGCTTCACGGGCGGCGCCTGGGGCGAGCTCGAGGGCATCGCGAACCGCACCGACTACGACCTGCGCACGCACTCCGAGGCGTCCGGCCAGGACCTCTCCTACTTCGACCAGACGAAGAACGAGCGGTGGATCCCCTACGTGATCGAGCCCGCGGCCGGCCTCACGCGCTCGATGATGGCGTTCCTGGTGGACGCGTACCACGAGGACGAGGCGCCCAACGCGAAGGGCGGCGTCGACAAGCGCACGGTCCTCCGCCTCGACCGCCGCCTCGCGCCCGTCAAGGTCGCCGTCCTGCCGCTGTCGCGCAACGAGAAGCTGTCGCCGGTGGCGCGCGAGCTCGCTGCGGAGCTCCGCAAGGTGTGGAACATCGAGTTCGACGACGCGGGCGCCATAGGCCGCCGCTATCGCCGCCAGGACGAGATCGGCACGCCGTTCTGCGTCACGGTCGACTTCGACACGCTCGACGACCGGGCCGTCACGGTGCGCGAGCGCGACACCATGGCGCAGGAGCGCATCCCGCTCGACGACCTCATGGGGTACCTCGCGGGGCAGCTCATCGGGGCCTGA
- a CDS encoding aminoacyl-tRNA deacylase, with protein sequence MADSSPSPVPSASDAAPRGRDRVLAHAARLGIDIEVVDRPDASSLEEAAAGLGIPPSHLVKSLVVKRHDGALLIALVPGDRQISWAKLRGIVGVNKLSMPAAEVALAATGYERGTITPLGADGDLPVYADERIVGRRIGMGGGEHGVSALVDADALIGALGATVGDITDELTIRRP encoded by the coding sequence ATGGCCGACAGCTCCCCCTCCCCCGTCCCGTCCGCATCCGACGCCGCGCCCCGCGGCCGCGACCGCGTGCTCGCCCACGCGGCGCGCCTCGGGATCGACATCGAGGTCGTCGACCGCCCGGACGCGTCCTCCCTCGAGGAGGCGGCCGCGGGGCTCGGCATCCCGCCGTCGCACCTCGTGAAGTCGCTCGTGGTGAAGCGGCACGACGGCGCGCTGCTCATCGCGCTCGTGCCGGGCGACCGGCAGATCAGCTGGGCGAAGCTGCGCGGGATCGTGGGGGTCAACAAGCTCTCGATGCCCGCGGCCGAGGTGGCGCTCGCGGCCACCGGGTACGAGCGCGGAACCATCACGCCGCTCGGCGCCGACGGGGACCTGCCCGTCTACGCGGACGAGCGGATCGTCGGCCGGCGGATCGGCATGGGCGGCGGGGAGCACGGCGTCTCGGCCCTCGTGGACGCGGACGCGCTGATCGGGGCGCTCGGCGCCACGGTGGGCGACATCACCGACGAGCTGACGATCCGCCGCCCCTGA
- a CDS encoding DsbA family oxidoreductase translates to MTDSSASAPPALRVDVWSDIACPWCYVGKRRFERGAADFAAATPGAPRIEVEYHSFELAPDTPVDFQGTEVDFLAGHKGIPAEQVRTMLADMTSLAAAEGLAYDYDALQHTNTVLAHELLHLARVRGVQLEMVERLLKAYFTEGRHVGRVDDLVDLAVEVGLDAGEVREALASHRHLDDVRADQAQAAAYGIRGVPFFVIDERFGVSGAQDPTVFASALAEALAARDGETAHVGADEEAAR, encoded by the coding sequence GTGACCGACTCCTCCGCCTCCGCCCCGCCCGCCCTCCGCGTCGACGTCTGGTCCGACATCGCGTGCCCGTGGTGCTACGTCGGGAAGCGGCGCTTCGAGCGCGGCGCCGCGGACTTCGCCGCAGCCACTCCCGGCGCGCCGCGGATCGAGGTCGAGTACCACTCCTTCGAGCTCGCCCCCGACACCCCCGTCGACTTCCAGGGCACCGAGGTCGACTTCCTCGCCGGACACAAGGGCATCCCCGCCGAGCAGGTCCGGACGATGCTCGCCGACATGACCTCCCTCGCCGCCGCCGAGGGCCTCGCCTACGACTACGACGCGCTGCAGCACACGAACACCGTGCTCGCGCACGAGCTGCTGCACCTCGCGCGGGTGCGCGGCGTCCAGCTCGAGATGGTGGAGCGGCTGCTGAAGGCGTACTTCACCGAGGGCCGCCACGTCGGGCGCGTGGACGACCTCGTGGACCTCGCCGTCGAGGTCGGCCTCGACGCCGGCGAGGTGCGCGAGGCCCTCGCGTCGCACCGGCACCTCGACGACGTGCGCGCCGACCAGGCGCAGGCGGCCGCCTACGGGATCCGCGGGGTCCCCTTCTTCGTGATCGACGAGCGCTTCGGCGTCTCCGGCGCGCAGGACCCGACGGTGTTCGCGTCCGCCCTCGCCGAGGCGCTGGCCGCGCGCGACGGCGAGACGGCGCACGTCGGCGCCGACGAGGAGGCCGCGAGATGA
- the dusB gene encoding tRNA dihydrouridine synthase DusB, whose product MSSPTLAPVPSAADAPGAPAPAAEPALRIGGIPLDVPVVLAPMAGITNTAFRRLCREFGAGLYVSEMITSRALVERTPESMRLITHHPSEKVRSIQLYGVDPKTVREAVTMLVAEDRADHIDLNFGCPVPKVTRKGGGAALPWKLGLFTDIVEGAVKAAGDVPLTVKMRKGIDADHLTYLEAGRAAEGAGVASIALHARTASDYYSGHADWSAIAKLKQAIASVPVLGNGDIWAAEDAIRMMDETGADGVVVGRGCLGRPWLFGDLAAAFHARAAGFDPADTPRAHPSQGAVADTFRRHVELLAEFFESEERGCRDARKHVAWYFKGYPVGGDLRAALASASSLQEIDGLLATLDRDQPYPGAGAEGARGRQGSMKRTALPDRWLESRDIDAQDAMDIADGEIHNSGG is encoded by the coding sequence ATGTCCTCTCCGACCCTCGCCCCCGTCCCCTCCGCGGCCGACGCGCCCGGCGCCCCCGCGCCCGCCGCCGAGCCGGCCCTCCGCATCGGCGGCATCCCGCTCGACGTGCCCGTGGTCCTCGCGCCCATGGCGGGCATCACCAACACCGCGTTCCGCCGGCTCTGCCGCGAGTTCGGCGCCGGCCTCTACGTCAGCGAGATGATCACGAGCCGCGCGCTCGTCGAGCGCACCCCCGAGTCCATGCGGCTCATCACGCACCACCCGTCGGAGAAGGTGCGCTCCATCCAGCTCTACGGGGTCGACCCGAAGACGGTGCGCGAGGCCGTCACCATGCTCGTCGCGGAGGACCGCGCCGACCACATCGACCTCAACTTCGGCTGCCCGGTGCCCAAGGTCACCCGCAAGGGCGGCGGCGCGGCGCTGCCGTGGAAGCTCGGGCTCTTCACCGACATCGTCGAGGGCGCGGTGAAGGCCGCGGGCGACGTGCCGCTCACGGTCAAGATGCGCAAGGGCATCGACGCCGACCACCTCACCTACCTCGAGGCCGGCCGCGCCGCCGAGGGCGCGGGCGTCGCGTCCATCGCGCTGCACGCGCGCACCGCGAGCGACTACTACAGCGGGCACGCCGACTGGTCGGCTATCGCGAAGCTCAAGCAGGCCATCGCGAGCGTGCCGGTGCTCGGCAACGGCGACATCTGGGCCGCGGAGGACGCCATCCGCATGATGGACGAGACGGGCGCCGACGGCGTGGTCGTCGGCCGCGGCTGCCTCGGCCGCCCCTGGCTCTTCGGCGACCTCGCCGCCGCCTTCCACGCGCGCGCCGCCGGGTTCGACCCCGCGGACACGCCGCGGGCGCACCCGTCGCAGGGCGCCGTCGCCGACACCTTCCGCCGCCACGTCGAGCTCCTCGCCGAGTTCTTCGAGAGCGAGGAGCGCGGCTGCCGGGACGCGCGCAAGCACGTCGCCTGGTACTTCAAGGGCTACCCCGTGGGCGGCGACCTGCGGGCCGCGCTCGCCTCGGCGTCCTCCCTCCAGGAGATCGACGGCCTGCTCGCCACCCTCGACCGCGACCAGCCCTACCCGGGCGCGGGCGCCGAGGGCGCGCGGGGCCGCCAGGGCAGCATGAAGCGCACGGCGCTGCCCGACCGCTGGCTCGAGAGCCGCGACATCGACGCGCAGGATGCGATGGACATCGCGGACGGGGAGATCCACAACAGTGGCGGGTGA
- a CDS encoding deoxyguanosinetriphosphate triphosphohydrolase has product MTTRSTYSESDAERWYPEQHSSRRSDFARDRARLLHSSALRRLAAKTQVLSPMAGLDFARNRLTHSLEVAQVGRELASSLDLDPDVVDTACLAHDIGHPPFGHNGERALNDWASDIGGFEGNAQTLRLLTRLEPKVIGPTRRPYGLNLTRASLDASCKYPWPSSQSVPDPSGRGKFGFYDDDVAAFEWLREGAPTGRRCIEAEVMDLSDDIAYSVHDFEDAIVGGYVDVRALGARVDHEELVDSMVAWIGGAHSHEELIQAFDRLDSLDVWVDEYDGGRGAQAALKDLTSQLIGRFAGAATQLTRATHSERSLIRFGAHVVVPRAIQAEIAVLKGIVAAFVMSKNTRQPIYARQREVLAGLADALHARGADELDPGFAGDWREAADDGARKRVIVDQVASLTDQSAIAWYERLCARPVF; this is encoded by the coding sequence ATGACGACGAGGTCCACGTACAGCGAGTCGGACGCGGAGCGCTGGTACCCGGAGCAGCACTCGTCCCGCCGCAGCGACTTCGCGCGCGACCGCGCCCGGCTCCTGCACTCCAGCGCGCTCCGCCGCCTGGCCGCCAAGACGCAGGTCCTCAGCCCCATGGCCGGGCTCGACTTCGCGCGCAACCGCCTCACGCACTCCCTCGAGGTGGCGCAGGTCGGCCGCGAGCTCGCCTCGAGCCTCGACCTCGATCCCGACGTGGTGGACACGGCGTGCCTCGCGCACGACATCGGCCACCCGCCCTTCGGCCACAACGGCGAGCGGGCGCTCAACGACTGGGCGTCCGACATCGGCGGCTTCGAGGGCAACGCGCAGACGCTGCGCCTGCTCACGCGGCTGGAGCCGAAGGTCATCGGGCCGACGCGCCGCCCCTACGGGCTCAACCTCACGCGCGCCAGCCTCGACGCGAGCTGCAAGTACCCGTGGCCGAGCTCGCAGTCGGTGCCCGACCCGTCCGGCCGCGGCAAGTTCGGCTTCTACGACGACGACGTGGCGGCCTTCGAGTGGCTCCGCGAGGGCGCGCCCACGGGTCGCCGCTGCATCGAGGCCGAGGTCATGGACCTGAGCGACGACATCGCGTACTCCGTGCACGACTTCGAGGACGCCATCGTGGGCGGCTACGTCGACGTGCGCGCCCTCGGCGCCCGGGTCGATCACGAGGAGCTCGTCGACTCGATGGTCGCGTGGATCGGCGGGGCGCACTCGCACGAGGAGCTCATCCAGGCGTTCGACCGGCTCGACTCGCTCGACGTCTGGGTCGACGAGTACGACGGCGGCCGCGGCGCGCAGGCGGCGCTGAAGGACCTCACCAGCCAGCTCATCGGCCGGTTCGCGGGCGCGGCCACGCAGCTCACGCGCGCCACGCACAGCGAACGCAGCCTCATCCGCTTCGGCGCGCACGTCGTGGTGCCGCGGGCCATCCAGGCCGAGATCGCGGTGCTCAAGGGCATCGTCGCGGCGTTCGTCATGTCGAAGAACACGCGCCAGCCCATCTACGCGCGCCAGCGCGAGGTCCTCGCGGGCCTCGCGGACGCCCTGCACGCGCGCGGCGCCGACGAGCTCGACCCGGGCTTCGCGGGCGACTGGCGCGAGGCCGCGGACGACGGCGCCCGCAAGCGCGTCATCGTCGACCAGGTCGCCAGCCTCACCGACCAGTCGGCCATCGCCTGGTACGAGCGCCTGTGCGCCCGGCCCGTCTTCTGA
- the dnaG gene encoding DNA primase: MALIRKSDIDEVRARVNLGDVVGEYVTLKSAGVGSLKGLCPFHDERTPSFHVRPQVGFYHCFGCGEGGDVYTFLQRMDHVTFAEAVERMAQRIGYQLHYEDGQAATDQGNRSRLLGANEAAAEFFVEQLGSEEAEIGRTFLGERGFDQGAAQRFGVGFAPQSWDALSTHLKAKGYTEAELVTAGLLSQGDRGAYDRFRGRLVWPIRDLTGATVGFGARRLREDDKGPKYLNTPETPVYHKSSVLYGLDLAKRDVSRGRQVVVVEGYTDVMACHLAGITTAVATCGTSFGVDHIKVLRRVLGDDSGLGEVVFTFDPDAAGQKAAMRAFSEERRFAAQTYVAVGPEGLDPCDLRLTRGDDAVRRMIQGKKPMFEFAIKQILADHDLDTVEGRVAALRAAAPVVADIRDPSLRPGYARELAGWLGMDLTEVGRAVQTAGRSTPADGTDRSGGTPSGRGPGQHGAHGRDEDGPVIDSSRSMSLMDLPTDLATRLERDALMAMLQHPELVGNDLVMRAAQVTFVNESLAVVRDGVIGSMDALGGADWLSRVALEVPESFATLVKQLGVAPLPNRGDADKLAVYVKGVTAELVGRDLLRRKADLIGRLQRTDATHERERYQEIQRELMQVEAERRALRE, from the coding sequence ATGGCCCTGATCCGCAAGAGCGACATCGACGAGGTGCGCGCGCGGGTGAACCTCGGCGACGTGGTGGGGGAGTACGTCACCCTCAAGTCGGCCGGCGTCGGATCGCTCAAGGGCCTCTGCCCGTTCCACGACGAGCGCACGCCGAGCTTCCACGTGCGGCCCCAGGTGGGCTTCTACCACTGCTTCGGCTGCGGCGAGGGCGGGGACGTCTACACGTTCCTGCAGCGCATGGACCACGTGACCTTCGCCGAGGCCGTGGAGCGCATGGCGCAGCGCATCGGCTACCAGCTCCACTACGAGGACGGCCAGGCCGCCACCGACCAGGGCAACCGCTCGCGCCTCCTCGGCGCCAACGAGGCCGCGGCCGAGTTCTTCGTCGAGCAGCTCGGATCCGAGGAGGCGGAGATCGGCCGCACCTTCCTCGGGGAGCGCGGCTTCGACCAGGGCGCGGCGCAGCGCTTCGGCGTCGGCTTCGCGCCGCAGAGCTGGGACGCGCTCTCCACCCACCTGAAGGCCAAGGGCTACACGGAGGCCGAGCTCGTGACCGCCGGCCTCCTCAGCCAGGGCGACCGCGGCGCGTACGACCGGTTCCGCGGCCGGCTCGTCTGGCCCATCCGCGACCTCACGGGCGCCACCGTCGGCTTCGGCGCGCGCCGCCTGCGCGAGGACGACAAGGGCCCGAAGTACCTCAACACCCCCGAGACGCCCGTCTACCACAAGAGCTCCGTGCTCTACGGGCTCGACCTCGCCAAGCGCGACGTCAGCCGCGGCCGCCAGGTCGTCGTGGTCGAGGGCTACACGGACGTCATGGCCTGCCACCTCGCGGGGATCACCACGGCGGTCGCCACCTGCGGCACGTCGTTCGGCGTCGACCACATCAAGGTCCTCCGCCGCGTGCTCGGCGACGACAGCGGCCTCGGCGAGGTCGTCTTCACGTTCGACCCCGACGCGGCCGGCCAGAAGGCCGCCATGCGCGCGTTCTCCGAGGAGCGCCGCTTCGCCGCGCAGACCTACGTGGCCGTGGGGCCCGAGGGCCTCGACCCGTGCGACCTCCGCCTCACGCGCGGCGACGACGCCGTGCGCCGCATGATCCAGGGCAAGAAGCCCATGTTCGAGTTCGCGATCAAGCAGATCCTCGCCGACCACGACCTCGACACCGTCGAGGGCCGCGTGGCCGCGCTCCGGGCCGCCGCGCCCGTGGTCGCCGACATCCGCGACCCGTCGCTCCGGCCGGGCTACGCGCGGGAGCTCGCCGGCTGGCTCGGCATGGACCTCACCGAGGTCGGCCGCGCCGTGCAGACCGCGGGACGCTCCACGCCCGCGGACGGCACCGACCGCTCCGGCGGCACGCCCTCCGGTCGCGGTCCCGGGCAGCACGGCGCACACGGCCGCGACGAGGACGGCCCGGTCATCGACAGCTCGCGCTCCATGTCGCTCATGGACCTGCCCACCGACCTCGCGACGCGGCTCGAGCGCGACGCCCTCATGGCGATGCTGCAGCACCCGGAGCTCGTCGGGAACGACCTCGTGATGCGCGCGGCGCAGGTCACCTTCGTCAACGAGAGCCTCGCGGTCGTCCGCGACGGGGTCATCGGGAGCATGGACGCGCTCGGCGGCGCCGACTGGCTGTCGCGCGTGGCGCTCGAGGTGCCCGAGTCGTTCGCGACGCTCGTGAAGCAGCTGGGCGTCGCGCCGCTGCCGAACCGCGGCGACGCGGACAAGCTCGCCGTCTACGTCAAGGGCGTCACGGCGGAGCTCGTGGGGCGCGATCTGCTCCGCCGGAAGGCCGACCTCATCGGACGGCTGCAGCGCACCGACGCGACGCACGAGCGCGAGCGCTACCAGGAGATCCAGCGCGAGCTGATGCAGGTCGAGGCCGAGCGCCGCGCCCTCCGGGAATGA
- a CDS encoding ABC transporter substrate-binding protein, translated as MTSAFSRRSRVLLATAGFSAAALVLAGCSGGSGDPLAEDGASGGGSIVVGTTDKVLSLDPAGSYDNGSFAVQNQVFPFLFNSPYGSPDVEPDLAVSGEYTSDNEFTVMLKPDLKFANGHALTASDVKFTFDRVAAIAANGADNGNGPSSLLANVESVAAPDDTTVVFTLKTANDQTFEQVLSSPAGPIVDEEVFPADALADPADIVAANAFAGQYVITDFDLNQLVAYAPNADYQGVLPKAANGGVTARYYADETTMKLAVQNGEIDVAGRSLGATDIADLKKDDSVKVVEGPGGEIRYITFNLNTQPFGKTTGEADEAKALAVRQAAADLIDREELSTEVYNSTYTPLYSYVADGLSGANEALKGLYGDGDGGPDADKAAKALADAGVQTPVALQLQFNPDHYGAGSDDEYALVKQQLEATGLFQVNLQSTIWDQYSKARVNDEYPAYQLGWFPDYSDADNYLTPFFSPQSFVKNHYDNPAVTDLITQQLSEADTSKRADLIGQIQDEVAADLPTLPLLQGSQVAVAGEDVEGVTLDASFKFRYAPITKG; from the coding sequence ATGACGTCCGCATTCTCCCGGCGCTCACGCGTCCTGCTCGCCACAGCGGGATTCTCCGCCGCGGCCCTCGTCCTCGCCGGCTGCTCCGGCGGCTCCGGTGACCCCCTCGCCGAGGACGGCGCGTCCGGCGGCGGCTCCATCGTCGTCGGCACGACCGACAAGGTCCTGTCGCTCGACCCCGCGGGCTCCTACGACAACGGCTCCTTCGCCGTGCAGAACCAGGTCTTCCCGTTCCTGTTCAACAGCCCCTATGGCAGCCCGGACGTCGAGCCCGACCTCGCCGTCTCCGGCGAGTACACCTCGGACAACGAGTTCACGGTCATGCTGAAGCCCGACCTGAAGTTCGCGAACGGCCACGCGCTCACCGCGAGCGACGTCAAGTTCACGTTCGACCGCGTCGCGGCCATCGCGGCCAACGGCGCGGACAACGGCAACGGCCCGTCCTCGCTCCTCGCGAACGTCGAGTCCGTCGCGGCGCCCGACGACACCACCGTCGTGTTCACGCTGAAGACCGCCAACGACCAGACGTTCGAGCAGGTGCTCTCCAGCCCCGCCGGCCCCATCGTCGACGAGGAGGTCTTCCCGGCCGACGCGCTCGCGGACCCCGCCGACATCGTCGCGGCGAACGCCTTCGCGGGCCAGTACGTCATCACCGACTTCGACCTCAACCAGCTCGTCGCCTACGCGCCGAACGCCGACTACCAGGGCGTCCTGCCGAAGGCCGCGAACGGCGGCGTGACCGCGCGCTACTACGCGGACGAGACCACGATGAAGCTCGCCGTGCAGAACGGCGAGATCGACGTCGCGGGCCGCTCGCTCGGCGCGACCGACATCGCGGACCTCAAGAAGGACGACAGCGTGAAGGTCGTCGAGGGTCCGGGCGGCGAGATCCGCTACATCACGTTCAACCTCAACACGCAGCCCTTCGGCAAGACGACGGGCGAGGCCGACGAGGCCAAGGCCCTCGCCGTGCGCCAGGCGGCCGCCGACCTCATCGACCGCGAGGAGCTGTCGACCGAGGTCTACAACAGCACCTACACGCCGCTCTACTCCTACGTGGCCGACGGCCTCTCGGGTGCGAACGAGGCGCTCAAGGGCCTCTACGGCGACGGCGACGGCGGGCCGGATGCGGACAAGGCCGCGAAGGCCCTCGCCGACGCGGGCGTCCAGACGCCCGTCGCGCTGCAGCTGCAGTTCAACCCGGACCACTACGGCGCCGGATCCGACGACGAGTACGCGCTCGTCAAGCAGCAGCTCGAGGCGACCGGCCTTTTCCAGGTGAACCTGCAGTCCACCATCTGGGACCAGTACAGCAAGGCCCGCGTCAACGACGAGTACCCGGCGTACCAGCTCGGCTGGTTCCCCGACTACTCGGACGCGGACAACTACCTGACGCCGTTCTTCTCCCCGCAGTCCTTCGTCAAGAACCACTACGACAACCCGGCCGTGACCGACCTGATCACGCAGCAGCTGTCGGAGGCGGACACCTCGAAGCGCGCCGACCTCATCGGCCAGATCCAGGACGAGGTCGCGGCCGACCTGCCGACCCTGCCCCTGCTCCAGGGCTCGCAGGTCGCGGTCGCCGGCGAGGACGTCGAGGGCGTCACGCTCGACGCGTCCTTCAAGTTCCGCTACGCCCCGATCACCAAGGGCTGA
- a CDS encoding ABC transporter permease has translation MTVIPDAVPASAPPGAQQPKARKQGIGLGQYILIRAVLIIPTVFILVTLVFFLMRIVGDPISAAVGDRLTPEQLQERLATAGFDRPIIVQYLEYLGQIATGNFGRSLTDNRLISEVLLQYGSATLELVVYSLIVAFLIGIPLGLVAAYYKDRTPDAVLRILAILAYATPVFFAGLLLKLVFSVWLGILPLSGRADTRVEVALGRLENPTGIYLIDALRLGSPTAVSDVLEHAVLPALALGLLTAGIFLRLVRTNVISTLGTEYVDAARSRGVGEFRLTTRHALKPALIPIITVVGLQIAVMLGGAVLTETTFEWRGLGFQLAQYLAARDFVAVQGIVALLAVIVAVTNFIVDVVAALIDPRVRY, from the coding sequence GTGACCGTCATCCCGGACGCCGTACCCGCGTCCGCGCCCCCCGGGGCGCAGCAGCCCAAGGCCCGGAAGCAGGGGATCGGGCTCGGCCAGTACATCCTCATCCGCGCCGTGCTCATCATCCCGACCGTGTTCATCCTCGTGACGCTGGTCTTCTTCCTCATGCGCATCGTCGGCGACCCGATCTCCGCCGCCGTCGGCGACCGGCTCACCCCCGAGCAGCTCCAGGAGCGCCTCGCGACGGCCGGGTTCGACCGGCCGATCATCGTGCAGTACCTCGAGTACCTCGGCCAGATCGCCACCGGCAACTTCGGCCGCTCGCTCACCGACAACCGGCTCATCAGCGAGGTGCTGCTGCAGTACGGCTCCGCCACGCTCGAGCTCGTCGTCTACTCGCTCATCGTCGCGTTCCTCATCGGGATCCCGCTCGGCCTCGTCGCCGCGTACTACAAGGACCGCACGCCCGACGCCGTGCTCCGCATCCTCGCGATCCTCGCCTACGCCACGCCCGTGTTCTTCGCGGGCCTGCTGCTCAAGCTGGTCTTCTCGGTGTGGCTCGGGATCCTCCCGCTGTCGGGCCGCGCGGACACGCGCGTGGAGGTCGCCCTGGGTCGCCTCGAGAACCCGACCGGCATCTACCTCATCGACGCCCTCCGCCTCGGCAGCCCCACCGCCGTGAGCGACGTGCTCGAGCACGCGGTGCTCCCGGCGCTCGCGCTCGGCCTCCTGACGGCCGGCATCTTCCTGCGCCTCGTGCGCACCAACGTGATCTCCACCCTCGGCACCGAGTACGTGGACGCCGCGCGCTCCCGCGGCGTCGGCGAGTTCCGGCTCACGACGCGGCACGCGCTGAAGCCGGCGCTCATCCCGATCATCACGGTCGTGGGCCTGCAGATCGCCGTCATGCTCGGCGGCGCGGTCCTCACGGAGACCACCTTCGAGTGGCGGGGCCTCGGCTTCCAGCTCGCGCAGTACCTCGCGGCGCGCGACTTCGTCGCCGTGCAGGGGATCGTGGCGCTGCTGGCCGTGATCGTGGCCGTGACCAACTTCATCGTCGACGTCGTCGCGGCGCTCATCGACCCGCGAGTGAGGTACTGA
- a CDS encoding ABC transporter permease, translating into MSETTTTPAAVASGPARRTLWQRLPLVSHVRQSVGLQRGMLVAGMVITGAFLLLAALAPLIAPFGFAQGRDDSGSFPRQSAPDATHIWGTTVGGYDVFSRVVWGTQTALSVVVIAVILSLFAGVLLGVVSGYLGGWLDRILVVVADAIYPFPTLLLAIVVSIVLNGGQSSLWGGILSAAVSITVVYIPQYFRVIRAEVVRLKAEAFVESAKVIGTSTPRIMFVHVLRNSTRTLPLILTLNASEAILTLAGLGFLGFGISPTSAAEWGYDLNRALADTASGVWWTGVFPGVAIVLLVLGLTLVGESVNDISDPKLRARKRASTKKVAA; encoded by the coding sequence ATGAGCGAGACCACCACCACGCCCGCCGCCGTCGCGTCCGGGCCCGCCCGCCGCACGCTCTGGCAGCGCCTCCCGCTCGTCTCGCACGTGCGGCAGAGCGTCGGCCTCCAGCGCGGCATGCTCGTCGCCGGCATGGTCATCACCGGCGCCTTCCTCCTGCTCGCGGCGCTCGCGCCGCTCATCGCGCCCTTCGGCTTCGCGCAGGGCCGCGACGACAGCGGGTCCTTCCCGCGCCAGTCCGCGCCCGACGCCACGCACATCTGGGGCACCACGGTCGGCGGCTACGACGTGTTCTCGCGCGTCGTCTGGGGCACGCAGACCGCGCTGTCCGTCGTCGTCATCGCCGTGATCCTGTCGCTGTTCGCGGGCGTCCTGCTCGGCGTCGTCTCCGGCTACCTGGGCGGCTGGCTCGACCGGATCCTCGTGGTCGTCGCCGACGCCATCTACCCGTTCCCGACGCTGCTGCTCGCCATCGTGGTGAGCATCGTGCTGAACGGCGGGCAGTCGAGCCTCTGGGGCGGCATCCTGTCGGCCGCGGTGAGCATCACGGTCGTCTACATCCCGCAGTACTTCCGCGTGATCCGCGCGGAGGTCGTGCGGCTGAAGGCGGAGGCGTTCGTCGAGAGCGCCAAGGTCATCGGCACGTCGACCCCGCGCATCATGTTCGTGCACGTGCTGCGGAACTCCACCCGCACGCTGCCGCTGATCCTCACGCTCAACGCGTCCGAGGCGATCCTCACCCTGGCCGGGCTCGGCTTCCTCGGCTTCGGCATCTCGCCGACGTCGGCCGCCGAGTGGGGCTACGACCTCAACCGCGCCCTCGCCGACACGGCGAGCGGCGTCTGGTGGACGGGCGTCTTCCCCGGCGTCGCCATCGTGCTGCTCGTCCTCGGGCTCACGCTCGTCGGCGAGAGCGTGAACGACATCTCCGATCCCAAGCTGCGCGCCCGCAAGCGCGCCTCGACGAAGAAGGTGGCCGCATGA